The sequence below is a genomic window from Providencia rettgeri.
TTGGTTACACATTCGCCCCTCGATACGCGAAAATGAAAAAGGTGTTTTTTGAGCTATTTGAAGTGACTGAAGAGAACGGAGGCCGTATTCAATTAAAGAAAGATATTAATCATAAGCTAATTGCTGAAGAATGGGACAATATTCAGCATATTGTTTGTTCATTGAGTCGTAAAACCACCACTCAAAGCACAATCATTAGAAAGTTGAGTAACGGCAAGAGCCGAAGATTGTCAGCATTGCATGAGTACGACCGTTTAATTAAATCTATTTATGTTTTGGAGTATGTTGATAATTCAACGTTGCGTCATTACGTCCAGCAAGCCTTGAACAGAGGTGAAGCATACCATCAGTTAAAACGTGCTATTACTTCAGTTAATGGCAATAAATTTCGTGGGGGGAATGATTACCAAGTATCACAATGGGGTTCTAGGGATTTTCCCCTCTAAAAAGACTTAATCCTCTGTAGACCACACCAATAAATGGCTGCGGAGGTGGGTTACTACTTATAAGTGTGGCAAATTAGGTAAATATCGTACATTTAATACGGAACAGCCCTGATATGGCCATCAAAAACGAAATTACTATTCTCACGAGAGCAGAACAGGCAGATCTTTATTCCCCACCCATTTTTTCAATCGAAGAACAACGTCTGTACTTTTCTCTGAACGATGCGGAATTGGCAGTTTTTCGGTCAATTCGTCTCAGAGCTCATAGATGTTACTTTGTCGCGATTTTGGGATACTTCAAATCAAAGCCCGTCATCCTAGATATCGCTTACTCGCAGGTTTCTAAGGATTTAATGTTCATCAGTAAAGAGCTGCTTGGCGGCAAGGGGCTCAGACCATTCACTCCCTCACAAAAACAAAAAGATCGACTCTACGCAAAAGTATTAGACCTTGCTGGTTATCACAAATGGGACGAAAGTCAGCACTTCAATTCTCTTTTCGACCACCTTGTTCAGGTGGGCAATGCCTGGCTGGAGCCGCGTTACCTCTTTGATACTGCTATTGAATTCCTAACCAGTCACAGCATTGCTATCCCTAGGTACACCGTACTCCAGAGACTGATAAGCAGAGCGATGCAGCAGGTCAGAAAAGACCTGGCGCACCAACTTAATCAACTCACCAGTCCTGAACTTCACGTCTTTCTGGACAGCATAACAGCCATTGATGACGGACTAAACCTGAACCAGCTCAGAGGCGGTGCAAAAAGTCTGACCGTACCTGAACTTAAAAAAGAGCTTGCCCTTTATCATCAGTTAGCGCCATGGCGCACGCAAATCAATGGCGTTATCGATGGGCTTAATCTGTCTCTTAAAAATCGACAACACTTCGGTGAGCTCATCAACTATTACGGTAGTAAACTCAAACGATTCAAACGCGCACAGCAGCATCTATGGTTGCTATGTCACCTGACAGAGCGGATACAACTGGCACTGGAACGGTTAACTGATGGGTTCATTTACCATATCCGCAAGCAACAAGAAGCTGCCAACACCTTTGCACAACAAGCAGTGTTCCTGTCCTGGCAGTCAGCCGCGGACAATGTCACGAAAGCGGCAGAGTTACTGCATCTGTTTGTGGATGAGAACATTGATGATAATCAACCCTTCTCAGTAGTCAGACAACAGGCATTGAAGGTCATGAATGACAGGGATATCCAGACCCTCTGCCTTTACCTGAAAAAACAGAAACGGACCGTGGAAGAGTACCAGTGGCAACATTACGATGAACAATGCAATCTCCTGGAGCAACTGTTAAGGCAGGTGTTCTTGTGCCTTGAATGTGAGGCCGGTAAAGGCTCAGAAGCCGTCGTCGCCCAACTTCAACAGATGCAGACGGAAATCGCATTCGGTGGACCACTGAAGACGATGGATACGTCGCTCATCCCGAAAAAGCACCTCCCATGGTTGGTTAAACAGGATAACGTTAACCCGCAACGTTACGAATGGCTGCTCTACCGGCAGTTAACCTCACGACTGAATGGACGCATTTATTTGCCAAATGTTACCAAATACCGCGCACTGGAAGACGACCTGATCCCCCAGACATCGCAGGATACCTTGCTGGCCTCATCAACACTGGACAGACTAAAACAGCCCGCAGAGTTATTGTTACAGGAGAAACAACACCGGCTGGAAAGTGCACTCAAAGACGTTGCTCTCCATATTGATGAGGGAGACAATCGAAATGTGATCATGAAAAATCGTACCGGTACCCGCTGGCGTCTGCCGACCAAAAGCGCTACATCTCTGGTCAACAATCCCTTTTTTAAGCGAATGCAACCGGTCGGTATCGCGGATGTACTGCGGTATGTAGAGCGCGAAACCGGGTTCATGAAATGTCTGACTCATGTACTTCCGATACAAAAACAAGGGTTCACTCATCAGGATGATTTACTGGCCATTCTGATTGCCAACGCCACTCACCGTGGTGTGTATGGCATGGCGCAGATCTCCGATCGAAGCTATGAACACCTGAGTACGGTGCAGGCCAACTATATCCGGCCTGAAACGCTGCATGACGCCAGCGACGTGATCAATAATGCGGTTGCAGCGCTACCCATCTTCCGCCACTACCATATTCAGGAGGACCAGCTGCATGCCAGTGCGGATGGTCAGAAATTCGAAACCCATCTGGAAACCTTTAAAACCCGGTACTCCTCTAAGTATTTCGGCACCAACAAAGGGATCACGGCCATGACACTGGTGGCCAACCACAGCGCCCTCAATGCTCGGATCATCGGTTCCAACGAGCACGAATCACACTATATTTATGACCTGTTACAATCCAACAGCAGTGAAATCAAACCTGACGTACTCTCGACAGATACACACGGTGTCAATCATGTTAACTTCGCCTTACTGGATCTATGCGGTTACAGTTTTGCACCGCGATACGCGCAGTTCAGTAGTGTCATCAATGATCTGTTTGATGTGACTGAAAGTGAACAAGGCAGCACCATACTGGCGCTAAAGAAGCCTATCAGAACGAATGTTATTACAACGGGATGGCAAGATATCAGGCGTATTGTTCTGTCACTTCAGACAAAGCGGACGACACAAGCAATGCTGGTAAGAAAGTTGTCTGGTTACCCTTCTGGACACCCAATATTACAGGCTCTGACGGAGTATAATCGACTGGTTAAAGCGCAATATTTACTTGACTACATCGACGATGCCAGTTTGCGGCAGTATGTGCAACGTGCCCTGAACCGGGGAGAAGCATGGCACTTCCTTAGACGAGCCATTGCGTCGGTGAATGGTGATCAGTTCCGTGGCAAAAACGAGTCTGAAATCGCTATCTGGAATGAATGCGCAAGATTGCTTGCCAACGCGATCATCTACTTCAACTCCGCGATACTGAGTCATCTTCTGGGACACTTTGAAGCGAGAGGAGATGAAGAGAAAGCGGGTATCACTCGTGCTGTTTCGCCCGTTGCGTGGCAAAATATCAACTTAAGCGGAACGTATAACTTCACTAATACTGGGAAATTGCCCAATATTGGCGAAATAACAAGGCCGATAGTGGATGATTAGGCTCCAAGCTGAAAGTAAACCACCTCCGCAGCCATTTATTGGTGTGGTCTACAGAGGATTATGTCTTTTTAGAGGGGAAAATCCCTAGAACCCCAGAATGGTTAAACCCGAGCTGCAACTGCTTTCCGGGCATCTGATGCAACATATCGCACAAGAAAGTGGAGTTCCCATTAACGCTATTGTAGTATAGTGTTTTGCAGTTTAGAGGAGATATCGCGATGCATACGCGGAAGGCAATAACGGAGGCGCTTCAAAAACTCGGAGTCCAAACCGGTGACCTCTTGATGGTGCATGCCTCACTTAAAGCGATTGGTCCGGTCGAAGGAGGAGCGGAGACGGTCGTTGCCGCGTTACGCTCCGCGGTTGGGCCGACTGGCACTGTGATGGGATACGCGTCGTGGGACCGATCACCCTACGAGGAGACTCTGAATGGCGCTCGGCTGGATGACGAAGCCCGCCGTACCTGGCTGCCGTTCGATCCCGCAACAGCCGGGACTTACCGTGGGTTCGGCCTGCTGAATCAATTTCTGGTTCAAGCCCCCGGCGCGCGGCGCAGCGCGCACCCCGATGCATCGATGGTCGCGGTTGGTCCGCTGGCTGAAACGCTGACGGAGCCTCACGAACTCGGTCACGCCTTGGGGGAAGGATCGCCCGTCGAGCGGTTCGTTCGCCTTGGCGGGAAGGCCCTGCTGTTGGGTGCGCCGCTAAACTCCGTTACCGCATTGCACTACGCCGAGGCGGTTGCCGATATCCCCAACAAACGGTGGGTGACGTATGAGATGCCGATGCTTGGAAGAGACGGTGAAGTCGCCTGGAAAACGGCATCGGATTACGATTCAAACGGCATTCTCGATTGCTTTGCTATCGAAGGAAAGCCGGATGCGGTTGAAACTATAGCAAATGCTTACGTGAAGCTCGGTCGCCATCGAGAAGGTGTCGTGGGCTTTGCTCAGTGCTACCTGTTCGACGCGCAGGACATCGTGACGTTCGGCGTCACCTATCTTGAGAAGCATTTCGGAACCACTCCGATCGTGCCTCCGCACGAGGCCGTCGAGCGCTCTTGCGAGCCTTCAGGTTAGAGGCCGTCGACAATGATAATCTGGATCAACGGACCTTTCGGCGCCGGAAAGACGACGCTCGCTAAGCGGCTGCGCGATCGGCGTTCCAAATCGCTGATCTTTGACCCCGAGGAAATCGGGTTCGTGGTGAAAGAAACGGTCCCCATGCCAGCGAGCGGAGACTATCAGGATCTCCCCTTGTGGAGGGGACTTACGATCGCGGCGGTCAGGGAGATTCGAAGGAATTACTCGCAGGACATCATCATCCCAATGACGCTCGTGCACCCGGACTATCTGACTGAGATACTCGACGGGGTAAGGCGGATCGACGATCAGCTGCTGCACATCTTTCTGACGCTCAACGAGGACCTATTGCGTCACCGGATCGCGAACCAGACCATGCATCCTGACCCGAATCGAAATGCGGAGATTCGAGAGTGGCGATTAGCGAATGTCGCCCGATGCTTGGCCGCAAGGGAACGGCTTCCATGCACAACCCGTGTTCTCGATAGTGGTGCACACACCAGCGATGAACTCGCAGCGATGGTGCTCGACGGAATCGATGGGCGCACCTGATCGCCTTCGACGCCTGCGCAAAGCGTAGCGCGAGGGTGGCGGGCTCACGACCAAACGCCCAGAGGTCGATCATCGCAGGGATGTTTGGCTTTGTGGTGCGGACGACGGGACTCGAACCCGTACTCTCACAGAGAAGCAGATTTTCGTACCACCTCGACTTTCGCCGCCGTCTGATGACGTTCGTGGTCTGGACTGTCCCTTCGCCATTGCCCGAAGGCTTTAGGCGCCGCCCGTCCAGTCTCTACACCTTCCCCCGAAGGGGCTTGGCTCGGGATTGGCTTAGGGTATTGCCCGTTAGCGTTCCCCGACTTTGAGCGGTTCTACTCCGCGGATTTCCCCGCGGGCACTCCAATTTTAAAGTCTGCTGCGTCTACCGATTTCGCCACGTCCGCCTTTTTTCGCCGTTCCTAGCGCTCGTGCGATGCACCTATGTGGGGTTCTAGGGATTTTCCCCTCTAAAGTAACATAAATCGCCACAACCCTCGCAGTTAATGGCTTGTGGAGCTGGGTTACCTTTCATTTTAGACTTCATTTTCAACAATAGGCCTAGTTATTTCCTGTAAATCAGGTAGTTTGCGGTTACTAGCGAACTGATAAGTGCCGCTCAGATTAATGTTCTGCCATGCAACGGGTGATACTTGTCGAGTTATTGCTGCTTTTTCCTCGTCACCAACTTCTTCAAAGTGCAGTAATAGATGACTTAGGATCATCGAGTTAAAGTAGATAATAGCATTTGCCGTCAAACGGGCACACTCGTTCCAGACGACTATTTCTGATTCGTTTTTTCCACGGAACTGGTCACGATTGACCGATGCAATAGCTCGCCTGAGGAAATGCCAGGCTTCGCCTCGGTTCAGTGCTCGTTGAACATATTGGCGCAGACTTGCATCATCAATATAATCAAGTAAATATTGGGCTTTGATGAGCCTATTATATTCCGTTAATGCTTGTAATATAGGGTGTCTAGATGGATAACCAGATAATTTGCGTACTAGCAATGCCTGTGTTGTGCGTTTTTCTTGAAGGGATAACACAATACGCTGAATATCCTGCCAGCCTTCTTCAATCACATTCATTTTTATCGGCTTTTTCAGCGCCAGATGCGTGTTTCCGTCGTCGCTTTCAGTTACGTTAAATAGGTCATTGATCACACTGGTGAACTGAGCATACCTAGGCGCAAAACTATAACCGCATAAATCCAATAAGGCATAATTAACATGATTAACACCATGGGTGTCGGTTGAGAGGACATCTGGCTTAAGATCACTAGTATTAGATTGTAGTAAGTCGTAAATATAATGGGACTCATGCTCATTAGATCCTATGATACGGGCATTTAACGCACTATGATTGGCAACTAACGTCATGGCCGTAATACCTTTGTTGGTGCCGAAGTATTTCGAGGAGTAGCGAGTTTTAAAAGTCTCAAGGTGAGTTTCAAATTTTTGCCCATCGGTACTGGCGTGCAGGACGTCTTCTTGGATGTGATAGTGGCGGAAAATAGGGAGTGCCGCTACTGCGTTATTGATGATATCACTAGCCTCTTGCAAGGTTTCAGGCCTAATATAATTAGCTTGTATAGTGCTTAGATGCTCATAACTGCGATCAGATATTTGTGCCATCCCATATACGCCGCGATGTGTCGCATTCGCAATTAGAATAGCCAATAAATCATCCTGATTGGCGCCTACTTGTTTTTGTATTGGCAGCACGTGTGCGAAGCATTGCATAAAGTTGGTTTCTTGTTCAACATAACGCAACACATCAGCAATACTGACGGGGATCATTTGTTTAAAGAAAGGGTTGTTGACAAGTGATTGGGAGCCTTTAACTGGCAGTCGCCATCGTGTGCCACTTCGGCTCTTCATGATCACATGATCTGATTTAATGGCACCGCACACTTTTGTGAAGGATAATTAGTCCAACAACAAAGGTGTGAAAATGACCCAACGAAGAAAACCTAGAAAATATACTGATGAGTTCAGAGAAGAAGCTGTAAAGCTAGTCACTGAACAAGGTTACAGTGTTACTGAAGCAGCCAAATCATTAGGCATAACAACTAAGCTGCTTTACAACTGGAAAGACAAACTAGCCAAGCAAACTTCAGGCGAAGCATTAAGCAAAGATGAGAGAGCTGAACTGGTTAAGCTCAGAAAAGAGAATAAACGCTTACAGATGGAGCGTGAGATCTTAAAAAAGGCGAGTGCCTTCTTTGCGAAAGAAATGAAATAAAGTTCGAATATATTAAAGAGCAGCAATGGCGCTTTCCAATTAGCGTTTTGTGCGAGGTTCTAGAAGTGAGTCGGTCAGCCTATTACGCATGGCTGAGGCGACCAGCCAAGATTATTAGTGTTGAAGAGTTAATGCTTTATCGTCGCATGAAGAGGTTATTTGATGATAGCCGCAGTAGTGCTGGTGCCAGAACCTTAATGAAGTTGCTACGCAAAGAAGGCTTTAAAATTGGTATTTGTCGGGTTAAGAGCTTGATGAAAAAGCTCGGTTTAGTCGTTAAACAGCGAGTGGCTTATAAAGTGACGACTATGCGCAAACATAGCCATGCGGTTGCTGATAACTTATTGAAGCGCCAATTCAATCCAGCCAGAGCAAATCAGGCGTGGGCGGGTGATATCACCTATCTAAGAACGCATCAAGGCTGGATGTACCTAGCTGTTGTGATGGATTTGCATTCTCGCCGTATTATTGGCTGGGCGTTGAGTAAACGCATGACGGTTGATTTAACCATGAGAGCGATGCAAATGGCTATCAACCTGCGTCAACCCAAAGCAGGCTTGATCTTCCATAGCGACAGAGGCTCACAATACACCAGTAAGCGTTTTCAATCATTGCTATGGAGCAATCGAATTACGCCATCAATGAGTGGTTGTGGAGCATGTTTAGATAATGCTGTGGTTGAAAGGTTTTTCGGCAGCTTGAAAAATGAATGGCTATTAAATGTTTACCATTTAACCAGAGAAAGCATGAAAACTGATGTAGAGAAATACATCAAATACTACAACTCAGTTCGGCTTCATACTTCATTAAATGATATGTCGCCAATTGAGTTTGAAAGTGTAAGGAAAAAGTGTGCGGCCTAGCTTGACCAGATCAGAATGGTGATGCCAATAGGTATGGACTATCTGCTTTCTCTGACCAGCCAGCTTGAACTCCTTCGTCTCAGCCCTGATCGTTCCTGCGGCGCCGACGAACGACGGTTCTAGATAGAGTTCTCCAACGAATCCTAAAAAGCCGAGGCAGGTTCTCCCTATGTTTGCCACATGGGCTGCTCTCCGTTTTCTCTGCTCTGGTTTTCGTGGATCCATTTCTCCTTGGAGCGTTCTGATGAATAGTGAAAAGCGAGAATCAGTCAACCCTATGAATGAGTAGTTGTTGTTAAAGCAAAAGCGAATAAGGTGTGAAAGAAGCTTGGCATATTGAGTAAGTGTCCCACCGCCTTCCTTACGGGAAAGTCCACGCTCAAAACAGTGCAGCATATATAGGTTCGCCTCGGTGCACGGCCTGCCATCGGGCCAACAGAGAAGCGGAATGTTATCAGCTCTGACGCTGAGGACGTGGCTATTTCGATCAACCCCGTAAGGTAATCGGAAAACATCGCTCGTTAGATTATAGAGTTTCTCATCCTTCGGCATTGGACGGGCTCTCATGTAAAGGCGTCTGAGGCCGCTTGCTTAATGAGAACATTAAAAGCAGCTCTCTACGGCGCTTTTTGAAAAGGATCAGATCTGCCGGGTCTGGGCATTTCTCGGCAAACTGTTGGGCGAGTGTTACTGATTCTCTAAAAACATTCGTAACCAGTGCGATTTCATCCCACAACTGAGAGATGGTCCTTTCCTGAGCCTTAATCTTATCTTTGAGGTCCTGCTTGGTTATAGAGGACGATGAAGGCTTGACTACGGTTGAATCGTGAATAGCTTTTGCGGCCTGGCGTCTCAGGTGATCAATAGTCGTAAACCCACCAGGGAGTATGTCATTCGCTCTGTTCTTAAGCGTATTGAGAGACATAGGAGAAATAAAAGCTTCGCTAACCGCCAGCTTTGCAAGTCCACTTTGGCTCTTCAAAGCGATCAAAAGTGTTATGTTTTCTTGATGCTCGGCGGGTGAGTGAATAATCGATTCGAGATACTCAACGCGAGAAAGAACAGATCTGTTGCTAATCTCAAGCTGAGCAGACACCTGCCGTGATGCTTTCTTCATGAATTTTCTCCGGTGATTTTAAAGAGGATCTCATGGCGCTTTCCTGTCGGTGTGTCGAAGAAGACTGGCTCTATCTTTAGCAACCCTTCCATCATTAGGTCTTCGATATAGTCTGCGACTTCATCCGACTGCATGATGGAAAATGATGACAATCCGTAACGCTCACGTAGGAGATTACCCAGATCTTCTGTGTTGCTC
It includes:
- a CDS encoding Tn3 family transposase, which encodes MAIKNEITILTRAEQADLYSPPIFSIEEQRLYFSLNDAELAVFRSIRLRAHRCYFVAILGYFKSKPVILDIAYSQVSKDLMFISKELLGGKGLRPFTPSQKQKDRLYAKVLDLAGYHKWDESQHFNSLFDHLVQVGNAWLEPRYLFDTAIEFLTSHSIAIPRYTVLQRLISRAMQQVRKDLAHQLNQLTSPELHVFLDSITAIDDGLNLNQLRGGAKSLTVPELKKELALYHQLAPWRTQINGVIDGLNLSLKNRQHFGELINYYGSKLKRFKRAQQHLWLLCHLTERIQLALERLTDGFIYHIRKQQEAANTFAQQAVFLSWQSAADNVTKAAELLHLFVDENIDDNQPFSVVRQQALKVMNDRDIQTLCLYLKKQKRTVEEYQWQHYDEQCNLLEQLLRQVFLCLECEAGKGSEAVVAQLQQMQTEIAFGGPLKTMDTSLIPKKHLPWLVKQDNVNPQRYEWLLYRQLTSRLNGRIYLPNVTKYRALEDDLIPQTSQDTLLASSTLDRLKQPAELLLQEKQHRLESALKDVALHIDEGDNRNVIMKNRTGTRWRLPTKSATSLVNNPFFKRMQPVGIADVLRYVERETGFMKCLTHVLPIQKQGFTHQDDLLAILIANATHRGVYGMAQISDRSYEHLSTVQANYIRPETLHDASDVINNAVAALPIFRHYHIQEDQLHASADGQKFETHLETFKTRYSSKYFGTNKGITAMTLVANHSALNARIIGSNEHESHYIYDLLQSNSSEIKPDVLSTDTHGVNHVNFALLDLCGYSFAPRYAQFSSVINDLFDVTESEQGSTILALKKPIRTNVITTGWQDIRRIVLSLQTKRTTQAMLVRKLSGYPSGHPILQALTEYNRLVKAQYLLDYIDDASLRQYVQRALNRGEAWHFLRRAIASVNGDQFRGKNESEIAIWNECARLLANAIIYFNSAILSHLLGHFEARGDEEKAGITRAVSPVAWQNINLSGTYNFTNTGKLPNIGEITRPIVDD
- the aac(3)-IId gene encoding aminoglycoside N-acetyltransferase AAC(3)-IId — protein: MHTRKAITEALQKLGVQTGDLLMVHASLKAIGPVEGGAETVVAALRSAVGPTGTVMGYASWDRSPYEETLNGARLDDEARRTWLPFDPATAGTYRGFGLLNQFLVQAPGARRSAHPDASMVAVGPLAETLTEPHELGHALGEGSPVERFVRLGGKALLLGAPLNSVTALHYAEAVADIPNKRWVTYEMPMLGRDGEVAWKTASDYDSNGILDCFAIEGKPDAVETIANAYVKLGRHREGVVGFAQCYLFDAQDIVTFGVTYLEKHFGTTPIVPPHEAVERSCEPSG
- a CDS encoding AAA family ATPase; this encodes MIIWINGPFGAGKTTLAKRLRDRRSKSLIFDPEEIGFVVKETVPMPASGDYQDLPLWRGLTIAAVREIRRNYSQDIIIPMTLVHPDYLTEILDGVRRIDDQLLHIFLTLNEDLLRHRIANQTMHPDPNRNAEIREWRLANVARCLAARERLPCTTRVLDSGAHTSDELAAMVLDGIDGRT
- a CDS encoding IS3 family transposase (programmed frameshift) → MTQRRKPRKYTDEFREEAVKLVTEQGYSVTEAAKSLGITTKLLYNWKDKLAKQTSGEALSKDERAELVKLRKENKRLQMERENLKKGECLLCERNEIKFEYIKEQQWRFPISVLCEVLEVSRSAYYAWLRRPAKIISVEELMLYRRMKRLFDDSRSSAGARTLMKLLRKEGFKIGICRVKSLMKKLGLVVKQRVAYKVTTMRKHSHAVADNLLKRQFNPARANQAWAGDITYLRTHQGWMYLAVVMDLHSRRIIGWALSKRMTVDLTMRAMQMAINLRQPKAGLIFHSDRGSQYTSKRFQSLLWSNRITPSMSGCGACLDNAVVERFFGSLKNEWLLNVYHLTRESMKTDVEKYIKYYNSVRLHTSLNDMSPIEFESVRKKCAA